One stretch of Anabas testudineus chromosome 24, fAnaTes1.2, whole genome shotgun sequence DNA includes these proteins:
- the LOC113149349 gene encoding ectonucleoside triphosphate diphosphohydrolase 5-like, with protein sequence MKPTMPLLLLVLLNVAGQSQAQIKNSILDLTNSIRSILPSLSRPANHSRIFYAVMFDAGSTGTRIHVYTFIQSVSEKLPVLDNEMFHSIKPGLSAYADSPEMGGHTVRMLLKVAKKTVPRLEWKRTPVVLRATAGLRLLATEKAQALLDQVQHVFDESPFLVPDNSVSIMNGTNEGILAWISLNFLTGHLNAQTKKTVGILDLGGGSTQITFLPKQRKTIESVPVADYVARFDMFNSTFELYTYSYLGNGLMAARLATLGALGAEGLEWRVFKSSCLPKKFRDEWSFGGLTYHVSGDPDGYSGYKLCYQEVLKVVKGFIHQPYELEDSNVFYAFSYYFDRAVDAGLIDGVQGGMLEVRDFKKRAKEVCNKMTKYALISPFLCLDMTYITCLLKDGFGFKESTVLQLTKKVNNVEASWALGATLDHFYNLKIH encoded by the exons ATGAAGCCCACCATGCCGCTTCTACTCCTGGTCCTGCTCAATGTGGCAGGACAGAGCCAAGCTCAGATCAAGAACTCTATCCTGGATTTGACCAACAGCATCAGGAGCATCCTTCCCAGCCTCAGCCGCCCAGCAAACCACAGCCGCATCTTCTACGCAGTGATGTTTGACGCAGGGAGCACTGGGACACGCATCCACGTCTACACGTTCATCCAGAGTGTATCAG AGAAGCTGCCTGTTTTGGACAATGAGATGTTCCATTCCATAAAGCCTGGTTTGTCAGCATATGCTGACTCCCCTGAAATG GGGGGACACACAGTGAGGATGCTGTTGAAAGTGGCCAAGAAGACTGTGCCTCGTCTGGAGTGGAAGAGAACTCCAGTGGTGCTCAGGGCCACAGCCGGACTCCGGCTGCTGGCCACAGAGAAAGCTCAGGCTCTTCTGGACCAG GTTCAACATGTGTTTGATGAATCTCCCTTTTTGGTCCCAGACAACAGCGTCAGCATAATGAACGGCACAAATGAAG GAATCCTGGCTTGGATATCTTTGAACTTTCTAACAG GTCACCTGAATGCACAAACCAAGAAGACAGTAGGAATATTGGATTTGGGAGGAGGATCCACACAGATCACTTTCCTACCTAAACAGAGG AAAACCATCGAAAGTGTTCCTGTTGCTGATTACGTTGCCAGATTTGATATGTTCAACTCAACATTTGAACTGTACACTTACAG TTACTTGGGAAATGGGCTGATGGCAGCACGACTGGCCACGCTGGGCGCTTTGGGTGCAGAAG GGTTGGAGTGGCGGGTTTTTAAAAGCTCGTGTCTGCCAAAGAAGTTCAGGGATGAATGGAGCTTTGGGGGTCTAACCTATCATGTTAGCGGGGACCCAGATG GTTATTCAGGATACAAGCTCTGTTATCAGGAAGTACTTAAGGTGGTGAAGGGGTTTATTCATCAGCCATATGAGCTTGAAGACAGCAATGTTTTCTACGCATTCTCCTATTACTTTGACAGAGCTGTGGATGCAGGCCTTATCG ATGGAGTCCAAGGAGGGATGCTGGAGGTCAGAGATTTCAAGAAGAGAGCTAAAGAGG TGTGCAATAAGATGACCAAGTACGCTCTCATCAGTCCTTTCCTGTGTCTGGACATGACCTACATCACTTGTCTGCTCAAGGATGGATTTGGGTTCAAGGAGAGCACGGTGCTGCAG TTGACCAAGAAAGTGAACAACGTGGAGGCAAGCTGGGCTCTGGGAGCCACGTTGGACCACTTCTACAACCTGAAGATCCACTGA